A section of the Streptomyces sp. SCL15-4 genome encodes:
- a CDS encoding GNAT family N-acetyltransferase — MHRDGWHLTEDIDDFLGRAGPFLRARPDLHTMALTVTETLRTQGAAAYGGRAPLLGYLVESGEVRAAFHRRTPGLLSPTPLTARQAGALAARLAGRGHVLAGVGAEQHTAAAFAEAWRRATGATPVPRAQRVRLYRLAAPTPPEPSDEGRARAAGARDHGRVVRWCRAFTADVGEDFPADDAAWPGTRFAAKRFTFWETPDGTPVSLAGATPMTAGHVRVDPVYTPAGLRGRGYAGAVTAAVSRAALAAGARAVVLFADPANPTSTALYQRIGYVPVAEFTVYDFS, encoded by the coding sequence ATGCACCGGGACGGCTGGCACCTCACCGAAGACATCGACGACTTCCTCGGCCGGGCCGGGCCCTTCCTGCGCGCGCGGCCGGATCTGCACACCATGGCGCTGACGGTGACCGAGACCCTGCGCACCCAGGGCGCGGCAGCGTACGGCGGCCGGGCCCCGCTCCTCGGATACCTGGTGGAGTCGGGCGAGGTCCGTGCCGCCTTCCACCGCAGGACACCCGGCCTGCTGAGCCCCACCCCGCTCACCGCGCGGCAGGCCGGCGCCCTCGCCGCGCGGCTGGCCGGCCGCGGTCACGTCCTCGCCGGGGTCGGCGCCGAGCAGCACACCGCCGCCGCCTTCGCCGAGGCGTGGCGGCGCGCCACGGGCGCCACGCCGGTCCCGCGCGCGCAGCGGGTCCGCCTCTACCGGCTCGCCGCCCCGACCCCGCCCGAGCCGTCTGACGAGGGCCGGGCCCGCGCCGCCGGCGCCCGCGACCACGGCCGTGTCGTGCGCTGGTGCCGCGCGTTCACGGCGGACGTCGGGGAGGACTTCCCCGCGGACGACGCCGCCTGGCCCGGCACCCGCTTCGCCGCCAAGCGCTTCACGTTCTGGGAGACCCCGGACGGCACCCCCGTCTCCCTGGCCGGGGCCACGCCGATGACCGCCGGCCACGTCCGGGTGGACCCCGTCTACACCCCGGCCGGCCTGCGCGGGCGCGGCTACGCGGGCGCGGTGACGGCGGCGGTGAGCCGGGCCGCGCTGGCCGCGGGCGCCCGTGCCGTCGTCCTGTTCGCCGACCCGGCCAACCCCACCAGCACCGCGCTCTACCAGCGCATCGGCTACGTCCCGGTCGCCGAGTTCACGGTGTACGACTTCTCGTGA
- a CDS encoding AAA family ATPase, which translates to MTSTDPALTEALHTERAYHDACRAALAAMVDGAAEQVVTGEDVSASGADAEVLGHRLRSQAKALRELPPGPLFFGRLDFAGGHPGHGGQSYHVGRMRITEDPAAPPLVVDWRAPVSRAFYQASATDPRGVEVRRRFGWAPGSRGDAADLTALEDEHLGRGESRTSDIVAREIERPRVGPMRDIAATIQPEQDDLVRADLADSVCVQGAPGTGKTAVGLHRAAYLLYTHPKRLQRSGLLVLGPNRTFLGYIAEVLPSLGESARRGTADKGYRQRTLLEEIARHPATGTDPLPTAVVKHDPRMAEVLRRALYARVTTDGVSDLAVPDGSYRWRVPAADLAALVAEVRAEEPPYAIGRERVRTRVVRRLREQAERRSGVLPAAWVRRVERCRPLTARLDAVWPKVRPEEVLADLLPDARALGRAADGLLDAEEQAALLWPRPPRSYKSARWSAADLVLLDELAGLIEHPEGYGHIVVDEAQDLSPMECRAIARRAVFGSLTVLGDLAQGTTAWAARDWSVQLRHLGRPDAAVLPLTTGFRVPAAVLDLANRLLARLGVDVPPATSLRTDGELTLRPATDVLAATVTAVRDALTREGSVGVITADADAGRVRAALAGAGLDAAGPDAPGARLAVVPASLVKGLEYDHVVAVEPAAVAEAEERGAHRLYVVLTRAVSRLDVVHARPLPF; encoded by the coding sequence ATGACGTCGACCGACCCCGCCCTCACGGAAGCCCTGCACACCGAGCGCGCCTACCACGACGCCTGCCGCGCGGCCCTCGCCGCGATGGTCGACGGCGCCGCCGAACAGGTCGTCACCGGCGAGGACGTCTCCGCCTCCGGAGCCGACGCCGAGGTCCTCGGACACCGGCTGCGCAGCCAGGCCAAGGCGCTGCGCGAACTGCCGCCCGGCCCGCTGTTCTTCGGCCGGCTGGACTTCGCCGGCGGCCATCCCGGGCACGGCGGGCAGAGCTACCACGTGGGCCGGATGCGCATCACCGAGGACCCGGCGGCCCCGCCGCTCGTCGTCGACTGGCGGGCCCCCGTCTCCCGCGCCTTCTACCAGGCGAGCGCCACCGACCCGCGGGGCGTGGAGGTGCGCCGCCGGTTCGGCTGGGCCCCGGGCAGCCGGGGCGACGCCGCCGACCTCACCGCCTTGGAGGACGAGCACCTGGGCCGCGGCGAATCCCGCACCAGCGACATCGTGGCCCGCGAGATCGAGCGGCCCCGCGTCGGACCCATGCGGGACATCGCCGCCACCATCCAGCCCGAGCAGGACGACCTCGTCCGCGCGGACCTCGCCGATTCGGTGTGCGTCCAGGGCGCGCCCGGCACCGGCAAGACCGCCGTCGGCCTGCACCGGGCCGCGTACCTGCTCTACACCCACCCCAAGCGGCTCCAGCGCTCCGGCCTGCTCGTCCTCGGCCCCAACCGCACCTTCCTCGGCTACATCGCCGAGGTACTGCCCTCGCTCGGCGAGAGCGCCCGGCGCGGCACCGCCGACAAGGGCTACCGCCAGCGCACCCTCCTGGAGGAGATCGCCCGCCACCCGGCCACCGGCACCGACCCGCTGCCCACGGCCGTCGTCAAACACGACCCGCGCATGGCCGAGGTGCTGCGCCGGGCGCTGTACGCGCGCGTCACCACCGACGGCGTGAGCGACCTCGCCGTCCCGGACGGCTCCTACCGCTGGCGGGTGCCCGCCGCCGACCTGGCCGCCCTGGTGGCCGAGGTCCGCGCCGAGGAACCCCCGTACGCCATCGGCCGGGAGCGGGTGCGCACCCGGGTGGTACGACGGCTGCGCGAGCAGGCCGAACGGCGCTCCGGGGTGCTGCCCGCCGCCTGGGTCCGCCGCGTCGAGCGGTGCCGGCCGCTGACCGCGCGGCTCGACGCCGTGTGGCCGAAGGTCCGCCCCGAGGAGGTCCTCGCCGACCTCCTCCCCGACGCGCGGGCGCTGGGCCGGGCCGCCGACGGCCTGCTGGACGCGGAAGAGCAGGCGGCGCTGCTGTGGCCGCGCCCGCCCCGCTCGTACAAGTCCGCCCGCTGGTCGGCCGCCGACCTGGTCCTGCTGGACGAGCTGGCCGGGCTGATCGAGCACCCCGAGGGCTACGGCCACATCGTCGTGGACGAGGCGCAGGACCTCTCCCCGATGGAGTGCCGGGCCATCGCCCGCCGGGCCGTCTTCGGCTCGCTCACCGTCCTCGGCGACCTCGCCCAGGGCACCACTGCCTGGGCCGCCCGGGACTGGTCCGTCCAGCTGCGCCACCTCGGCCGGCCGGACGCGGCCGTGCTGCCGCTGACCACCGGCTTCCGGGTGCCGGCCGCCGTCCTGGACCTGGCCAATCGGCTGCTCGCCCGGCTCGGCGTCGACGTCCCGCCGGCCACCTCGCTGCGCACCGACGGCGAGCTGACCCTGCGCCCGGCGACGGACGTGCTCGCCGCCACCGTCACCGCCGTCCGCGACGCGCTCACCCGGGAGGGCTCGGTCGGGGTGATCACGGCGGACGCCGACGCCGGCCGGGTGCGGGCGGCCCTGGCCGGGGCCGGACTCGACGCGGCCGGCCCCGACGCGCCCGGCGCCCGGCTGGCCGTCGTCCCCGCGAGCCTGGTCAAGGGCCTGGAGTACGACCACGTCGTCGCCGTGGAACCGGCCGCCGTGGCGGAGGCGGAGGAGCGGGGCGCGCACCGGCTGTACGTGGTGCTGACCCGGGCGGTGTCCCGCCTGGACGTGGTGCACGCCCGTCCGCTGCCGTTCTGA
- a CDS encoding fused response regulator/phosphatase produces the protein MPVPVPRQRAIPAVESGQAQAPHAVGGPLKEEAHRDATPAHGSGATLTLLLIEDDPAGSPIVPDLLDSAGKPIRVRTARNLTEAGRLLTDDVHCILLDLALPAPGGDDTDDELAVLRHVLRLAPRHAVLALTASGDAERGAEAVRVGAQDYLFRDELDGRLLSRAIRYAVERKRSETAERRLAEGRLRAQENRRLERGLLPTPLLDGSALRFAARYRPGRSRALLGGDFYDAVRTPDGTVHAMIGDVCGHGPDEAALGVELRIAWRALTLAGLCGDELLNTLQQVLEHERADEEIFATLCTVDIAPDGRRAGLCLAGHPAPLIARPGRPPRLLPYDNNGPALGLLPGARWPRTQVELGARWSLMLYTDGLIEGRVGVDGERLGEDGMVEMIRRQLAEGLRGEELLRAAVHEVRELNGGELTDDVAVVLLDRAA, from the coding sequence ATGCCCGTACCCGTACCGCGGCAGAGAGCGATCCCGGCCGTGGAGAGTGGTCAGGCGCAGGCCCCGCACGCCGTCGGCGGCCCCCTCAAGGAAGAGGCGCACCGCGACGCCACGCCCGCGCACGGCTCCGGCGCCACTCTCACCCTGCTGCTGATCGAGGACGACCCGGCCGGCTCGCCGATCGTGCCCGACCTGCTGGACTCGGCCGGCAAGCCGATCCGCGTGCGCACCGCCCGCAACCTCACCGAGGCCGGGCGGCTGCTCACCGACGACGTCCACTGCATCCTGCTGGACCTGGCGCTCCCGGCGCCGGGCGGCGACGACACCGACGACGAGCTGGCCGTGCTCCGGCACGTGCTGCGGCTCGCGCCCCGGCACGCCGTGCTCGCGCTGACCGCCTCCGGCGACGCCGAGCGCGGCGCCGAGGCCGTGCGCGTGGGCGCCCAGGACTATCTGTTCCGGGACGAGCTGGACGGCCGGCTGCTCAGCCGCGCCATCCGCTACGCCGTGGAGCGCAAGCGGTCCGAGACGGCCGAGCGACGGCTCGCCGAGGGCCGGCTGCGCGCGCAGGAGAACCGCCGCCTGGAGCGCGGTCTGCTGCCCACCCCGCTGCTGGACGGCTCCGCGCTGCGGTTCGCCGCCCGCTACCGGCCGGGCCGCTCCCGGGCCCTGCTCGGCGGTGACTTCTACGACGCCGTCCGCACCCCGGACGGCACCGTGCACGCCATGATCGGCGACGTCTGCGGCCACGGCCCGGACGAGGCCGCGCTCGGCGTGGAGCTGCGCATCGCCTGGCGGGCGCTGACCCTGGCCGGGTTGTGCGGGGACGAGCTGCTGAACACCCTCCAGCAGGTGCTGGAGCACGAGCGCGCCGACGAGGAGATCTTCGCGACGCTGTGCACGGTGGACATCGCCCCCGACGGCCGCCGCGCGGGCCTGTGCCTGGCGGGCCACCCGGCCCCGCTGATCGCCCGCCCCGGCCGGCCGCCGCGGCTGCTGCCCTACGACAACAACGGCCCCGCCCTCGGCCTGCTGCCCGGCGCCCGCTGGCCCCGGACGCAGGTGGAGCTGGGCGCCCGGTGGAGCCTGATGCTCTACACCGACGGCCTGATCGAGGGCCGGGTCGGCGTGGACGGGGAGCGGCTCGGCGAGGACGGCATGGTGGAGATGATCCGCCGGCAGCTCGCCGAGGGCCTGCGCGGCGAGGAGCTGCTGCGGGCCGCGGTGCACGAGGTGCGGGAGCTGAACGGCGGCGAGCTGACGGACGACGTGGCCGTGGTGCTGCTGGACCGGGCGGCGTAG
- a CDS encoding class I SAM-dependent methyltransferase, whose translation MRAPAAPLPHSRLRSNGRPVVGTVTRGTTHPNRLRRMDRWIAAAHGAALRRASDPLAVDLGYGAAPWTAVELLARLRAAAPGTHVVGVEIEPARVAAARPYEREGLVFRHGGFELPVPGRPVLIRAANVLRQYDEAEVAPVWRQLCARLAPDGLLVEGTCDEIGRRHVWVALGPEGPRTVTFATRLGSLERPSDLAERLPKALIHRNVPGEPVHAFLRDFDRAWAAAAPYAAYGARQRWVRAVRDLTADWPVTDAPARWRQGEVTVAWAALAPVG comes from the coding sequence ATGAGAGCCCCCGCAGCCCCCCTCCCCCACTCCCGGCTGCGCTCGAACGGGCGCCCGGTCGTGGGCACGGTGACGCGCGGGACCACCCATCCCAACCGGCTGCGCCGCATGGACCGCTGGATCGCGGCCGCGCACGGTGCCGCGCTGCGCCGCGCGAGCGACCCCCTGGCCGTCGACCTGGGATACGGCGCCGCGCCCTGGACCGCCGTGGAGCTGCTGGCCCGGCTGCGCGCGGCCGCGCCCGGCACCCACGTCGTCGGCGTCGAGATCGAACCGGCCCGGGTCGCGGCGGCCCGGCCGTACGAGCGGGAGGGCCTGGTCTTCCGGCACGGCGGCTTCGAGCTGCCGGTCCCCGGGCGCCCGGTGCTGATCCGCGCGGCGAACGTGCTGCGGCAGTACGACGAGGCGGAGGTCGCCCCGGTGTGGCGGCAGCTGTGCGCGCGGCTCGCGCCGGACGGGCTGCTGGTGGAGGGCACCTGCGACGAGATCGGCCGCCGGCACGTGTGGGTGGCGCTCGGCCCGGAGGGCCCGCGCACGGTCACCTTCGCCACCCGGCTGGGCTCCCTGGAACGCCCGTCCGACCTCGCCGAGCGCCTGCCGAAGGCGCTGATCCACCGCAACGTCCCGGGCGAGCCGGTGCACGCCTTCCTGCGCGACTTCGACCGCGCCTGGGCCGCCGCCGCGCCCTACGCCGCCTACGGCGCCCGGCAGCGCTGGGTGCGCGCGGTGCGGGACCTGACCGCCGACTGGCCGGTGACGGACGCCCCGGCGCGCTGGCGGCAGGGCGAAGTCACGGTGGCCTGGGCGGCGTTGGCGCCGGTGGGCTGA
- a CDS encoding helix-turn-helix transcriptional regulator produces MASLNVGNLGEYLREQRRTAQLSLRQLADAAGVSNPYLSQIERGLRKPSAEVLQQVAKALRISAETLYVRAGILDAERDRDEVETRAVLLADPSLNERQKQVLLQIYESFRKENGFGTGEPDRAGADGDGSVDQEAGGGSGTAGGGDAAGSDTDAGRRRTAG; encoded by the coding sequence ATGGCATCGCTGAACGTCGGCAATCTCGGTGAGTACCTGCGCGAGCAACGGCGCACCGCCCAGCTCTCGCTACGGCAGCTCGCCGACGCCGCCGGTGTGTCCAACCCGTACCTGAGCCAGATCGAGCGCGGGCTGCGCAAGCCCAGCGCGGAGGTGCTCCAACAGGTCGCCAAGGCCCTGCGCATCTCCGCCGAGACCCTGTACGTCCGCGCCGGCATCCTCGACGCCGAGCGGGACCGCGACGAGGTCGAGACGCGCGCCGTCCTCCTCGCCGACCCCTCGCTCAACGAGCGCCAGAAGCAGGTGCTGCTCCAGATCTACGAGTCGTTCCGCAAGGAGAACGGATTCGGAACCGGTGAGCCCGACCGGGCCGGGGCGGACGGGGACGGCTCCGTGGACCAGGAGGCCGGTGGCGGCAGCGGTACGGCCGGCGGAGGCGATGCCGCCGGAAGCGACACCGACGCAGGTCGGCGACGGACGGCCGGATAA
- a CDS encoding NlpC/P60 family protein: protein MGSGKRGLLTAALTVVCAVTVLAAPGTAFAAPAPIPAPTPTPAVTPVPDKDLEEVRAKLDKLYHDAAVATDAYNAAEEKAKKQSAEIAELTRKIDQGQRRLDGLKDRAGAAARDQYRTNGLSSTAQFLLTDDPGRFLDGAGRVLQGQRAATGLMAEMSRAQKELRAYADDAAAQWKRLEGNRKAKAAAKKEIEEQIDAAEKLESRLEKKEKERLAQLEREAAKKAQTAWLDTGVLKDAHDKASAPGEKAVAYATAQLGKPYVWGAEGPDSYDCSGLTSQAWAAAGHPVPRTSQEQWRQLPHVDVEDMRPGDLVIYFDDASHVALYIGDGTIIHAPRPGRTVTEAGAGSMPILGVVRPDA, encoded by the coding sequence ATGGGTTCGGGCAAGCGCGGCCTGCTCACGGCCGCTCTGACCGTGGTCTGCGCGGTGACCGTCCTCGCGGCACCGGGCACGGCGTTCGCGGCCCCGGCGCCCATACCCGCACCCACACCCACGCCTGCGGTGACTCCCGTACCGGACAAGGACCTTGAAGAGGTCCGCGCCAAGCTGGACAAGCTCTACCACGACGCGGCCGTGGCCACCGACGCCTACAACGCGGCCGAGGAGAAGGCGAAGAAGCAGTCCGCCGAGATCGCGGAGCTGACCCGGAAGATCGACCAGGGGCAGCGGCGGCTGGACGGGCTGAAGGACCGGGCGGGCGCGGCGGCCCGGGACCAGTACCGCACCAACGGCCTTTCCTCCACCGCCCAGTTCCTGCTCACCGACGACCCGGGCCGGTTCCTGGACGGCGCCGGCCGGGTGCTCCAGGGCCAGCGGGCGGCGACCGGGCTGATGGCCGAGATGTCCCGCGCCCAGAAGGAGTTGCGGGCGTACGCCGACGACGCCGCCGCGCAGTGGAAGCGGCTGGAGGGCAACCGCAAGGCCAAGGCCGCCGCCAAGAAGGAGATCGAGGAGCAGATCGACGCGGCGGAGAAGCTCGAGTCCCGGCTGGAGAAGAAGGAGAAGGAGCGGCTGGCCCAGCTGGAGCGGGAGGCCGCGAAGAAGGCGCAGACCGCCTGGCTGGACACCGGTGTCCTCAAGGACGCCCACGACAAGGCCTCCGCGCCGGGCGAGAAGGCCGTGGCGTACGCCACCGCGCAGCTCGGCAAGCCGTACGTGTGGGGCGCCGAGGGCCCGGACTCCTACGACTGCTCGGGCCTGACCTCGCAGGCCTGGGCGGCGGCCGGGCATCCCGTGCCGCGCACCTCGCAGGAGCAGTGGCGGCAGCTGCCGCACGTGGACGTCGAGGACATGCGCCCCGGCGACCTCGTCATCTACTTCGACGACGCCAGCCACGTGGCGCTGTACATCGGCGACGGGACGATCATCCACGCCCCGCGCCCCGGCCGTACGGTGACGGAGGCGGGCGCCGGCTCGATGCCGATCCTGGGCGTTGTACGACCGGACGCCTGA
- a CDS encoding excinuclease ABC subunit UvrA, with amino-acid sequence MSMTARTDDAPVTAPHAADGHELIRVHGARENNLRNVGVEIPKRRLTVFTGVSGSGKSSLVFDTIAAESQRLINETYSAFVQGFMPTLARPDVDVLDGLTTAIIVDQQRMGADPRSTVGTATDANAMLRILFSRLGTPHIGSPKAFSFNVASMSGAGAVTLERGGKQVKERREFSVTGGMCPRCEGRGTVTDIDLAQLYDADKSLNEGALTIPGYKPGGWNHRLYAESGLYDPDRPVRAFTRAQLDDFLYREPTRMKIAGINMTYEGLVPRIRKSMLAKDREAMQPHIREFVDRAVTFTTCPDCDGTRLNETARSSKIKGISIADACAMQISDLAAWVRELDEPSVAPLLASLRDTLDSFVEIGLGYLSLDRPAGTLSGGEAQRTKMIRHLGSSLTDVTYVFDEPTAGLHPHDIRRMNDLLLRLRDKGNTVLVVEHKPEVVAIADHVVDLGPGAGTAGGTVCFEGTVAGLRAARTLTGRHLDDRAALKKSVREPSGALEIRGATAHNLKDVDVDVPLGVLTAVTGVAGSGKSSLVRGSIPAGAGVVFVDQTPIRGSRRSNPATYTGLLEPVRKAFAKANGVKPALFSANSEGACPACNGAGVVYTDLAIMAGVATTCEECEGRRFDASVLEYRLGGRDISEVLAMTVEQAGEFFGAGAARTPAAHRILRNLADVGLGYLTLGQPLTTLSGGERQRLKLATHMSDKGGIYVLDEPTTGLHPADVEQLLGLLDRLVDAGKSVIVIEHHQAVMAHADWIIDLGPGAGHDGGRIVFEGTPADLVAARSTITGEHLAEYVGF; translated from the coding sequence ATGAGCATGACCGCGAGGACGGACGACGCGCCGGTGACGGCACCGCACGCCGCCGACGGCCACGAGCTGATCCGGGTGCACGGCGCGCGGGAGAACAACCTCAGGAACGTCGGCGTGGAGATCCCCAAGCGCCGGCTGACGGTGTTCACGGGCGTCTCCGGGTCGGGCAAGAGTTCCCTGGTGTTCGACACCATCGCCGCGGAGTCGCAGCGGCTGATCAACGAGACGTACAGCGCGTTCGTGCAGGGCTTCATGCCCACGCTGGCGCGGCCCGACGTGGACGTGCTCGACGGGCTGACCACCGCCATCATCGTGGACCAGCAGCGGATGGGCGCCGACCCGCGCTCCACGGTCGGCACCGCCACCGACGCCAACGCGATGCTGCGCATCCTCTTCAGCCGCCTCGGCACCCCGCACATCGGCTCGCCCAAGGCGTTCTCCTTCAACGTCGCCTCCATGAGCGGGGCCGGCGCGGTCACCCTGGAGCGCGGCGGGAAGCAGGTGAAGGAGCGCCGCGAGTTCAGCGTCACCGGCGGCATGTGCCCGCGCTGCGAGGGCCGCGGCACGGTCACCGACATCGACCTGGCCCAGCTCTACGACGCGGACAAGTCCCTCAACGAGGGCGCGCTCACCATCCCCGGCTACAAGCCCGGCGGCTGGAACCACCGCCTCTACGCCGAGTCCGGCCTCTACGACCCGGACCGCCCGGTCCGCGCCTTCACCCGGGCGCAGCTGGACGACTTCCTGTACCGCGAGCCGACCCGCATGAAGATCGCGGGCATCAACATGACGTACGAGGGTCTGGTCCCGCGCATCCGGAAGTCCATGCTCGCCAAGGACCGGGAGGCGATGCAGCCGCACATCCGGGAGTTCGTGGACCGCGCGGTCACCTTCACCACCTGCCCCGACTGCGACGGCACCCGGCTCAACGAGACCGCCCGCTCCTCGAAGATCAAGGGGATCAGCATCGCCGACGCCTGCGCGATGCAGATCAGCGACCTGGCCGCGTGGGTGCGGGAGCTGGACGAGCCGTCCGTGGCCCCGCTGCTCGCCTCGCTGCGCGACACGCTGGACTCGTTCGTGGAGATCGGTCTCGGCTATCTCTCCTTGGACCGGCCCGCGGGCACCCTCTCCGGCGGCGAGGCGCAGCGTACGAAGATGATCCGCCACCTCGGCTCCTCGCTGACCGACGTCACGTACGTCTTCGACGAGCCGACCGCCGGTCTGCACCCGCACGACATCCGGCGGATGAACGACCTGCTGCTGCGCCTGCGGGACAAGGGCAACACGGTGCTCGTCGTGGAGCACAAGCCGGAGGTCGTCGCGATCGCCGACCATGTGGTGGACCTCGGCCCGGGCGCCGGTACGGCCGGCGGCACCGTCTGCTTCGAAGGCACCGTCGCCGGGCTGCGCGCCGCCCGCACGCTCACCGGCCGCCATCTGGACGACCGGGCCGCGCTGAAGAAGTCGGTGCGCGAGCCGTCCGGCGCGCTGGAGATCCGCGGCGCCACCGCCCACAACCTGAAGGACGTCGACGTCGACGTGCCGCTCGGCGTGCTGACCGCCGTCACCGGAGTGGCCGGTTCCGGGAAGAGTTCGCTGGTGCGCGGGTCGATACCGGCCGGTGCGGGCGTGGTGTTCGTCGACCAGACCCCGATCCGCGGTTCGCGGCGCAGCAATCCGGCGACGTACACCGGGCTGCTGGAGCCGGTCCGCAAGGCGTTTGCCAAGGCCAACGGGGTGAAGCCGGCGCTGTTCAGCGCGAACTCCGAGGGCGCCTGCCCGGCCTGCAACGGCGCCGGAGTCGTCTACACCGACCTGGCGATCATGGCCGGTGTCGCCACCACGTGCGAGGAGTGCGAGGGCCGGCGGTTCGACGCCTCGGTGCTGGAGTACCGGCTCGGCGGCCGGGACATCAGCGAGGTGCTGGCGATGACCGTGGAGCAGGCCGGGGAGTTCTTCGGCGCCGGTGCGGCCCGCACCCCGGCCGCGCACCGGATCCTGCGGAACCTGGCCGACGTGGGCCTCGGCTATCTCACCCTCGGCCAGCCGCTGACCACGCTGTCCGGCGGCGAGCGGCAGCGGCTGAAGCTGGCCACGCACATGTCCGACAAGGGCGGGATCTACGTCCTGGACGAGCCGACCACCGGGCTGCACCCGGCCGATGTGGAGCAGTTGCTCGGCCTGCTGGACCGGCTGGTCGACGCGGGCAAGTCGGTGATCGTCATCGAGCACCACCAGGCGGTCATGGCGCACGCGGACTGGATCATCGACCTCGGCCCGGGCGCCGGCCACGACGGCGGCCGGATCGTCTTCGAGGGCACCCCCGCGGACCTGGTCGCGGCCCGCTCGACGATCACGGGCGAGCACCTGGCGGAGTACGTCGGCTTCTGA
- a CDS encoding SDR family NAD(P)-dependent oxidoreductase, with protein MFSASRSQPWDVHRPPAAEGRTFLVTGGNAGIGYFVAEQLAATGAVVVLGSRDTAKADAAMASIRSRVSGARVRHLWLDLADLSTLKTAVDALDIDHLDAVVHNAGVALDAPPRRETVDGHELMFGTNHLGHFALTQWLAPLLSAAPAGRIVTVGSFAARSERLDLDDLQSTRDYRPKRTYGRSKLAQMCFGFALDRRLRAAGSTVLSVVAHPGGALDSLTPSRPPVRVTTSGERLRALPAGLLVQGKDAGAWPVVRAVLDPAVRGGQLWGPRVFGLRGTPRCEPVPSHMADRAVAARLWAASSELTGTDSHLGFR; from the coding sequence GTGTTTTCCGCATCCCGGAGCCAACCGTGGGACGTTCACCGGCCGCCTGCCGCCGAGGGCAGGACCTTCCTGGTCACCGGGGGCAACGCCGGCATCGGTTACTTCGTCGCCGAGCAGCTCGCCGCCACCGGCGCCGTCGTCGTACTCGGCAGCCGGGACACCGCGAAGGCCGACGCCGCCATGGCCTCGATCCGCTCGCGTGTCTCCGGCGCGCGCGTACGGCACCTCTGGCTGGACCTCGCCGACCTCTCGACCCTGAAGACCGCCGTGGACGCCCTGGACATCGATCACCTCGACGCGGTGGTCCACAACGCGGGGGTCGCGCTGGACGCTCCGCCGCGCCGGGAGACCGTGGACGGCCACGAGCTGATGTTCGGCACCAACCACCTCGGCCACTTCGCTCTCACCCAGTGGCTGGCCCCCTTGCTGTCCGCGGCGCCGGCGGGCCGCATCGTGACCGTGGGAAGCTTCGCGGCGCGGTCCGAGCGACTGGACCTGGACGATCTGCAGTCGACCCGCGACTACCGGCCCAAGCGCACCTACGGCCGGTCGAAGCTGGCGCAGATGTGCTTCGGCTTCGCACTCGACCGTCGCCTGCGCGCGGCCGGCAGCACGGTGCTCAGCGTGGTGGCCCACCCCGGCGGCGCACTGGACTCCCTCACCCCGTCCCGTCCGCCGGTACGGGTGACCACCTCCGGCGAGCGGCTGCGCGCGCTGCCCGCCGGGCTCCTGGTGCAGGGCAAGGACGCCGGGGCGTGGCCCGTCGTGCGCGCCGTCCTCGATCCGGCGGTACGGGGAGGGCAGCTGTGGGGGCCGAGGGTCTTCGGTCTGCGGGGCACGCCACGGTGCGAGCCCGTCCCCTCCCACATGGCCGACCGGGCCGTCGCCGCTCGCCTGTGGGCCGCCAGCAGCGAACTGACCGGCACCGACTCGCACCTCGGCTTCCGGTAG
- a CDS encoding DUF2516 family protein, whose product MLMLGFAGFMGILKIILMALAAFGLFDAAFRREDAFRAADKQNKVFWLIILGIALVVSYLFSILSILPIAGAVASIVYLVDVRPALRQVGGGRGWGGRRGSSSDGPYGPWNGGR is encoded by the coding sequence ATGCTGATGCTGGGCTTCGCGGGGTTCATGGGCATCTTGAAGATCATCCTCATGGCCCTGGCCGCGTTCGGGCTGTTCGACGCCGCGTTCCGCCGCGAGGACGCCTTCCGCGCGGCCGACAAGCAGAACAAGGTCTTCTGGCTGATCATCCTCGGCATCGCGCTCGTGGTCAGCTATCTGTTCTCGATCCTGTCCATCCTGCCGATCGCCGGCGCGGTCGCCAGCATCGTCTACCTCGTCGACGTCCGCCCCGCCCTCCGGCAGGTGGGCGGCGGCCGCGGCTGGGGCGGCCGCCGGGGAAGCAGCAGCGACGGTCCGTACGGGCCGTGGAACGGCGGCCGTTAG